ACAAATCACTTCCGCTTCCCAGGGCAGTACTTCGATCATGAGACAGGCTTTCGCTATAATTACCACCGGTACTACGATCCAAGGACGGGGAGATATCTTACACCGGATCCGATTGGATTGGCAGGGGGGATTAATCTTTTCGTTTATGCAGAGAGTAACCCAATCAATATGATCGACCAGTTGGGTTTAAAGGTTTATGTTACTCTTACTATGTCTGGAGGAGGTAGCCTCGGATTTCTCGCCGGAGAAGCCGGAACAATTCTTGCTCTAGATGTGACTACGGGAGAGGTGCATTCTTATCGATTTGTGGCTTATGGATTAGGATTAGGTTTTGGAGGTGTTGCGACGACGCAGGTTGGGTTTATAGATATGGATGATCCGCAGGATATTATAACTGGATGGGGCTTAGAAGTATCAGCTTACGCTGCTGCTGTTCACGGAGTCTCAGCCCAAACAATCGGAAC
This window of the Deltaproteobacteria bacterium genome carries:
- a CDS encoding RHS domain-containing protein gives rise to the protein PVLRVGPVRVASIGSLTGILFQGVVCKSPEDDVYYYVSDHLGTPQRVMDEDGRMVWSPDYLPFGHAEVSTETVTNHFRFPGQYFDHETGFRYNYHRYYDPRTGRYLTPDPIGLAGGINLFVYAESNPINMIDQLGLKVYVTLTMSGGGSLGFLAGEAGTILALDVTTGEVHSYRFVAYGLGLGFGGVATTQVGFIDMDDPQDIITGWGLEVSAYAAAVHGVSAQTIGTGPAGSGSGGGAAGAGAGISGMGTYTWYKGKYDLENLPADIFEKLLRYVPQVRELLENQCE